GCTCTTCTTCAAGACGCTCGGGGCGCTCTGCCGGGAGTGGGTCGCCGAGCCGCTCCCCTTCAAGCTGCCTGTCGCGCGCTCGCCCGAGCTCGCTCGCGCGATGCGGTTCGCGCGCGAGCACCTCGGCGAGCACCCGACCCTCGACGACGCCGCTCGCGCGGCGCGCACCTCGACGCGCACGCTGTCGCGGCGCTTCGTCGAGGAGGCACAGACGACGTGGACCGAGTACCTGAGCACCGCCCGGATGCTGCGCGCGATGGAGCTGCTGGCCGGAGGCGGCGCCCGCGTCACCGACGTCGCGATCGCGGTCGGGTTCGACAGCCTGGGGGCGTTCACCCGCGCGTTCGCCGCCTTCACGGGCGAGCGGCCGAAGGATTACCGGGCCCGCGCGCAGGCGAACGAGGCGATCACGGGGTGAACCGGCGCGGCGCGCCCGGGCGAAGAGCGCGCCCAGGCAGCCGCGCCGAGGCCCTCACTTGCTCGCGATCGCGTTCGCGAGCCCGTAGACGCCGTACTCGATCATGTAGGCGAGATCGTAGTCAGGGAACTCGGCGCTCGCGAGGGCCGCAATCTTCTTGTGGTGGCTCGGCGCCTCGGCCCCCGAGAGCTCGCTCTTCTTCGCGCCGAGCGAGGCGACGTAGCGCTCCACGACGGACTCCATCGCGGTGAGGTACGCCTTCTGCTCGTCCACCGCGGCGCGCACCGGGGCGGTCTGCCCCCGACCGCCGTAAACGGTGAGCCCGTCGAACTCCAGCAGCTCGTCGAGCGCCGCGCGCCACGAGGCGAGGTCCGGCGACGGCTTGCCGTTGCGGATGCCGCCCTCGAGCCACGCATGCGCCTTGTGGTGCACGAGATCGCCGACGACGAGCGCCCTGGCCGAGGGGACGATCGCGACGGTCTGCGTCGTCGAGACGCCGGCGTGCTCGAGCTCGCGCAGCTCGACCGCGCCGGCCTGCAGCGGGAGCGAGTACGCCCCCTCGAACGTCACGTCGACGACGGCCTTCGGTGGGTACGTCTCCTCGGTGAACATGCCCGCGCCGACCATGTACGCCTTCTTGTAGGCGTGGACCTCGTCGATCGCGCCCGCGGTGGCGCGGCTCGCGACGACCTTCGCGCCGATCTTCTGGAACTCGGACGCGCCGTTGAACTTGTCCGGATTCGGGTGCGTCACCACGACGTACGTGATCGGGCTCTGCGTCTCGCTGCGAATCTGCGCGATGGCGCTTTTGGCGTACGCTCCCGTGAACTGGGCGTCGAACACGACGACCTCGCGCCCGGTGTCGTAGTAGTACGAGCGCGTATCGAACCCGGCGGCGTCGGACGTGAACGCGGCGAGCCGCGCGGCCGGCGCGCCGGTGGAGCCCTCTGCGGGCACGCTCGGGCCCGCGGCCTCCGAGGCGCAGGCGGCGAGGGCGGTGAACGAGGCGACAGCGGCGGCGCGGATGAGCTTCGACATGGGGGGATTCCTCTCTCGATGGCATCGCGGGGCGTCCTGCCCCGGAGACGGGGAGAAGATGCGGAGATCCGCACTGGCGCGCTTCCTCCCACAAGCCAATGTTTTGCTCGTACACGCCAGCGTCGCTCGGGCCGTCATCGTCACCCGGACACATCATCTGGGACGGCGACAATGCAGGGCACCGCGCTGCGACGCCGGTGTCACCGCTTCATGCCACGAACTCGCCTGTCGTCGGCGGTCGTGGTAGCGCTGCTCCTCATGGCGAAGGCCGCACGCGCGACGACGCAGCGCGGGACGCGCTCCCCGCAGGGGCGCCGTCGCGTTCGCGTCTACACGGCATGGCACCCGGTGCTCGTCGCACTCCTCGAGCACGTGCTGCCCGCGGGCTGGTATCAGTGCATCTCCGAGTTTCAGCTCGCGCGCGAGCCGCTCCGCGTCGACCTCGTCATCCTTCGGCGCCGGCGGCGCGGCGCCCCGCCCAGGCCGAGCCTGCTCACCAGCGTCGTGGGCGAGCTGGCAGAGCACACCCTCGTGCACTTCAAGGGGCCGACCGACGAGCTCGAACGCGACGACGCCCGCATGCTCCTCGCTTACGCGCTGCAGTACCTCGTCGTCGCAGAGATTGAGGATCCCGCCTCCGTCGCCCTCCGCGTGCTCGCGCCCCGCCTGACCCCGCGCTTCGTCGAGGCGCTGAGATCGCTCGGCTGCGCGCTCACGCCGACTGGGCCGGGCACGCACGAGGGTCGGCTCTGCGTCTTCCCCCTGCGGGTGGTGGAGACGGTGCCGGCGACGGCTCGCGAGGGCGACCATCTGCTGTACACTGTGACGCCTGGGATGGTCGCCGACCCCGGCGGGATCCCGGCGCTCTCCTCGGCGGAGATCGCGGTGTTCTGGGCGCTCCTGGAGCATGTCGAGCAGCTTCGACGTCCGCTCCCGGGGCAGAGGAAGCGGCACATGAAGGACGAAAAACGGGTGGTCGAGAGCTTCGAGAAGGTGCTCACGCGCCTCGTCGCGCGGGTGCCGCCCAAGCAGCGGCTCGCCGGGCTCGCCCCCGAGCAGCGACTTGAGGGGCTCGCCCCTGAGCAGCGGCTCGCCGGGCTCGCCCCTGAGCAGCGGCTCGCCGGGCTCGCCCCCGAGCAGCGGCTCGCCGGGCTCGCCCCCGAGCAGCGGCTCGCGGGTCTCGCCCCCGAGCAGCGGCTCGCCGGGCTCACCGAGGCGCAGGCGGTCCTCGCCCTGCCGGACGCGATGCTCCGCGCGTTGTCCGCGGAGTACATCGCGACGCTGCCTCGCGAGACGCAGGCGGCGATCCAAAAGCGCCTCGGGGCGGCCTCGCAGAGACGACCGGCGCGTCGGCGAAAGCCGCGCAGCCCTTCGAGATGACGCCTCGAAGCCCGAATCGGCGACGGCCGAGACGAGATTCGTTCTTCCCGACCGGGCTCCAAACGAGCCAATCCTGCTGACGGTTCGTGCAACCGCGCTTCGCGCGGTCGCCACCCGCCACCCGAGATGCCACGCCCGCCAGGAACTGCGAGGTGACGGCTCGACCCTCACTGCTCGAGGTAGAGGGCCACCTCCGCTGTCCGTCCCTTGGCGTGGGCGATCAGCGTGGCGAGTCCGTTGTCGAAGTCCTCGGGCGTCATGAGGTGCGTGTGCCCCTCGATTTCGCCCTCCGGCCCGACGACGTACGGCGCGATCAGGTCGTGCGCCGCCTTGAACCACGCCGCTGAAGCGGCCGCCTCGTACTCCTCGGTGGCGGCCTGCGCCACGTAGCCGCGGTAAACCTCGAGATAGACCGGATCGTCGAGCAGGTAGCGGACGAGCGGCCATTGCTCGGTCACCTCGGCCATCGAGAGGGGCAGCGCCGTCAGCCCGATGGTCACGCCCGCGTCGGCGTCCGAGAACGCGAAGGTGTGATCCCAGGGGATCCACGTGAACTGGCCGCCCTTGTTCGGGTCCGCGTAGAGATAGTAGTTGTGCGGCAGGCGGCCGTACACGTCCCAGTCCTCGATCACCGCGTTCAGCGCGAACCAGTGCAGGAAGCCGTCGACGTCGAGGCGCGCCTCGAGCCCCGCGCGCCAGGCGGCGGCGTCGGTCCGGTCGGCCTGCAGCGCGTCGAACAGCGCCCGCGCGTCCGAGAGATCGGTGTCGTCCTCGTTGTTCTCCTTGACGATGGTGTCGGGGTCCCACGTCGCCCACCGCGCGCCGGTGCCATCGGGCTTGTAGAGGTTGCCCTCGTGGCCGCCGAAATGGGTGTCGAGGAACGACTCGTCCGACGGGAGCTCGATGCCGGTGTACAGCCCGAAATAGACGGGCCCTTCCCCGTGATCGATGAAGACCCGGTAGAACGCGGTCGCGGGCGCAGGGATCCCCGCCTTGGCGAAGATGTCGGTGCCGATCTTCTCGCGCAGGAGCGAGGGATCCAGGTACCCGCTCGCGAACGACATCGAGTCGAACCCGTAGAAGCGCTGATTCTTGGTCTCGGGATACGCATCCTCGAATCGGTCGAAGTTGAGGCGCAGCGGCAGCTTCCAGTTGCCCGCGTTCCAGGGCAGGAGCAGGCTCGAGTTGCCCTTGAAGCGGATGCCGACGTGCTTCCACTGCCGATCCTCGGTGGCGACGTCGCACTCGACGTAGACAGGCGTGCGCGGGAGCAGCTCGACGCTGCTGACGAGCCCCGGATCGCCGCCACCAGGGCCGGGCGGCATGCAGGCCAGCTCGCCCTTGACGTCGGTGCACGTCCCCTCGGTCTCGGTCCCGAAGATGTCGATCGTACAGCCGGCGTCCGCCGCGAGCCCCTCGCACGCGTCGATCCAGTCCTGCGGCGGCGTAAAATCGTCGGGGTCCTGCGGGTTCGGCTGGCAGGTCAGGCCGCCGGGGAGCTCCGTGCACGTCCCCGCGGCGTCGGATCCGAAGAGCGAGATCGTGCAGGCGTCGCCGGCCACGAGACCATCGCAGGCCGTGACCCACTCCGGAGGCGGCGTGAATGGACCGCCCTGCGAGCCGAACTCGCCGGCCATGTCCGTCATGTCGTCGACCATCTGCTGCCACTGGTCGGGCGTGACGGTGATGTCGATACGGGGAACCCGGTCCTGCGGGAACGCGGCGGCGTAATCCGGCGGCTCCGTGGAGACGCCGCCCGCCTCGCCGCCTGCGCCGTCGCCGCCTGTGCCGTCGCCGCCCGCGCCCTGCCCTCCGGTGCTGCTGCTCGCGCCGGCGCCCGTCCCGGTCGCGCCGGGGTCGTCGGACGAGCCGCAGCCCACGAGAGGCGCGGCCGCCAACGTGGCGAAAGGCAACAGGCAACGAAGAATTTTCAAGGTCATCGATCGCTCCTCAGCTCGCGTTTCGGGGCAATCTTATGTCAACTATGCATCGATTGTGTGACGAAACCTCGCGCCAGAAGCGTGCGGCATGCCGTGATCAGCCAGATCGGCCCGAAGTGCAGGGCTGGGGTGCGGTGCAATTTTCCATATCAATCGCAACAAATTTTTCCATTGATGATGCAGTGGAGATTTCCACATGGAAGGAGGGCGGCGCAGGCGCGCCGCGCGCCCTCCCGCGGCGATCGTGCAGGCCCCTCCGCTCCCCGAAAAGAGCAAGGTAGGTCGACATCGACGCGGGAGGACGGCGAGAGCTAACGAGTCGACGCCGCGGGGGGACGAGGCCCATCAGGCCCCCCGCGGCGCGCGCTCACGGGAGCGCGCCGCACTTGCCGGGCGACGCGACCGAGACGCCCGCCGCGTTCGCGAAGCATGCATTGCTGTACGTCTTGCCGTCGCAGCCGCAAACGGGATTGTACTGGTGGGTGCACGCCTTCGGGATGGGCGCGCAGACGCCCGTCTGATCGCCCGCGCCGCACTGCGCCTTGATGTCGTAGTCACAGAAGAGGCCGCGCTCGCACGCGATCCCGGCGAGGCCGCCGCAGACGCCGCCCTGTGCCCCGCCGCCTCCCCTCACCTCACTGGACTCGGAGACGATCGATTCGGGCGCATCGTCGGCCACCTCCAGCTGACAGCCCGCGGCGAGCGGGGCCATGGCGAGCGCGAGCCAGACGACGGATGCAATGCGACTGTCCTTGAACCAAGCCTGAACGTTCATGATGTTTCCTCCAATGTCGCCTCGCCGCTCCCGGCAAAGCGATGTTCGTGCGCGAGCCCCTCCTCTGGAGAGAAAGGGCGCCTTGCGCCGAGCGCGAGCGCGGCGCGTCATCCATGTCATCCCGTGCCGATCGGTCGGCGAGCATGAGAGTCCGCTCGACGCGACCTACGTGCGATGAGACCTCGAACCGACGGTCGCAGCGCCGCGGGGGCACGGTCTCCTTGGACAGTCTCCCTGGCAGGAGTCAGGCCACACGTCGGGCGGGGCGGTTTCCACCGCGTGCACGTCCGGCTGCGGCGTCAGGGGCCGCGCGGATCGGGCCAAAGCTGCGCAACGTGAGCGAGGGCTTGCGCAACCTGCCCCCGCAGCGTGGCCTGCGCGGCCCTCTCACGATCACCGACGGCGAGGTGAGCCACGAGCCAATCCAGTGCTGACGGGGAGCGCGTCCATCGCCGATGCGACCGTCGCGCCGCCGTATGCCAGGCGACCGTGAGCCTCGCGCTCTCCCGGCGAGCGCTCGTCGCTCTGCGGGCCGGCCAGCGGCGCGCGCTCGCGTCGCCCCTCAGCCCAGGAGCCCCCGCTCGCCCAGCCACAGCGTCGCGCCGGCGCGGCTGTAGATGCCGAGCTTGTCATAGGCGTGGGCGATGTGATGCTGCACGGTCTTCTGGGAGATGTGAAGGACGACGGCGATCTCGCGGTTGGTCTTGCCGACCCCGACGAGCCGCAGCACCTCCAGCTCGCGCTCCGTGAGCGCCCTTCGTGACCGGACGGGCCGAGCGCACTCGCCGCTCGGAGGAGCGCTCGGAACGGGATCGGTCGCGAGCAGATAATTGTACGTCGTCCCGCGTCCCCCGGCGAGGCGATGGGTCCAGATCGGGTTGGCGCAATAGAGCTCCAGCATCTCCTTCGTGTACCCGATCACGAAATGCTCGAAATACGGGTGCCAGGCCGGGAGGTCGCGAACTCGAAATTCGACGCCGGCGTCCCGCAGCGCCGCTTCGGAGCGGCTGTCGGTCTCGGAAAAATAACGATGCCAGAGGGTCGGAATGGCCGTGACCAGCGAGGACATCTCCGGATCTCGGACGAAGCGCTTCAGCGGGCCATCGACGAGCGCCCAGCGCGCCGACTCGGCGCCGAGCTCGAAGAGGGCGTCCTTGCGGTCCGGATAGAATCTCCGAACGAGCTCGTCGTGGAACGTGAGGAACTCGGGCAGCGGAACCAGGCTGGTCGCCGTGATCGGCTGCCTGAACCACGGATGGCTCAGCGCCATGTCACGAAAGAGGCCGCGCCACGCTTCCGAGCCGAATCTCCGGCTCACCAAGGTTTTTCGCGTCAGGATTGTGGTTCCGCTGACCTTCATGGGAAGCTCGTTGGCGCCTCCCGCTGGACGACGAAGCCGCTCGGGAGGCAGGCTCCCAAAGTATCACTCGTCACGTCGAACGATCAAGGCGTCGGCCGCCAACGCGCGAGTTCGCGTGTCACGCCGCAGCTACGATCAAGCGGTATTTGCACACCAACAGCAGATTCTTCTGATGGCGCTGCAGGCTGACAGACCGCGCTGTGGATGCGCAGCGTCATTGCATCCCACAGCGGGTCGTATCTCGATGTCAGCGGAGTCGCTCGAACGTGGAGGCGGGTGTGAGCAGGACGGCGACGATCGGGGGACGCCGTGCAGCGGAGTGGAGGGGACGCGCCGCGTCGAGCACGCAGAGCGCGCGTCAGAAAGCGGTTACGGCAGGGTGTGCCGCTTCAGGACCGGCCAGCCGACCGCGGCGTTGCCGTAGTCGTGACCCCCTCCCTGCTTCGTGCAGAGGGCCACTTCGACGCCGCCCTCGCAGTTCGAGAAGGTCGAGCAGCCCTTGC
The DNA window shown above is from Sorangium aterium and carries:
- a CDS encoding response regulator transcription factor, whose amino-acid sequence is MSRRFGSEAWRGLFRDMALSHPWFRQPITATSLVPLPEFLTFHDELVRRFYPDRKDALFELGAESARWALVDGPLKRFVRDPEMSSLVTAIPTLWHRYFSETDSRSEAALRDAGVEFRVRDLPAWHPYFEHFVIGYTKEMLELYCANPIWTHRLAGGRGTTYNYLLATDPVPSAPPSGECARPVRSRRALTERELEVLRLVGVGKTNREIAVVLHISQKTVQHHIAHAYDKLGIYSRAGATLWLGERGLLG
- a CDS encoding Kazal-type serine protease inhibitor family protein, producing the protein MNVQAWFKDSRIASVVWLALAMAPLAAGCQLEVADDAPESIVSESSEVRGGGGAQGGVCGGLAGIACERGLFCDYDIKAQCGAGDQTGVCAPIPKACTHQYNPVCGCDGKTYSNACFANAAGVSVASPGKCGALP
- a CDS encoding MBL fold metallo-hydrolase, which codes for MSKLIRAAAVASFTALAACASEAAGPSVPAEGSTGAPAARLAAFTSDAAGFDTRSYYYDTGREVVVFDAQFTGAYAKSAIAQIRSETQSPITYVVVTHPNPDKFNGASEFQKIGAKVVASRATAGAIDEVHAYKKAYMVGAGMFTEETYPPKAVVDVTFEGAYSLPLQAGAVELRELEHAGVSTTQTVAIVPSARALVVGDLVHHKAHAWLEGGIRNGKPSPDLASWRAALDELLEFDGLTVYGGRGQTAPVRAAVDEQKAYLTAMESVVERYVASLGAKKSELSGAEAPSHHKKIAALASAEFPDYDLAYMIEYGVYGLANAIASK
- a CDS encoding CotH kinase family protein, with translation MTLKILRCLLPFATLAAAPLVGCGSSDDPGATGTGAGASSSTGGQGAGGDGTGGDGAGGEAGGVSTEPPDYAAAFPQDRVPRIDITVTPDQWQQMVDDMTDMAGEFGSQGGPFTPPPEWVTACDGLVAGDACTISLFGSDAAGTCTELPGGLTCQPNPQDPDDFTPPQDWIDACEGLAADAGCTIDIFGTETEGTCTDVKGELACMPPGPGGGDPGLVSSVELLPRTPVYVECDVATEDRQWKHVGIRFKGNSSLLLPWNAGNWKLPLRLNFDRFEDAYPETKNQRFYGFDSMSFASGYLDPSLLREKIGTDIFAKAGIPAPATAFYRVFIDHGEGPVYFGLYTGIELPSDESFLDTHFGGHEGNLYKPDGTGARWATWDPDTIVKENNEDDTDLSDARALFDALQADRTDAAAWRAGLEARLDVDGFLHWFALNAVIEDWDVYGRLPHNYYLYADPNKGGQFTWIPWDHTFAFSDADAGVTIGLTALPLSMAEVTEQWPLVRYLLDDPVYLEVYRGYVAQAATEEYEAAASAAWFKAAHDLIAPYVVGPEGEIEGHTHLMTPEDFDNGLATLIAHAKGRTAEVALYLEQ